The DNA window CTGAACTCACAAACACTCCAACAATTCCtataaaagaatttaaagacAAAGCAATACATCCCAACAAGTTTTCCAAGCGTGTAAAGAATTCCTTTATATCCTGCTCACAAAGGAGTCAAATTTGTTGACAGATTCTTAGCAATATCAGACAAGCCATTAGtcatagaaaaaaagcaatgaactCACCCAACTGGTGACAGGGATCTCCAGCCACACAGCACTACCCCAAGAAACAACCAACATCCACGTGATGCTCTCTTCTCTGTGGCTGACCCTTATATAAGCCATGGGGGGCTCCAACCTGGGCCTACCCCTTCTGGTCACCTGGGAAGCACAGGTGCAAACCATCTGCCTTTGCTCCCTGGGCCAGCCACAGTgcttccccaggtgctcaatcaccacTTCAGCCATTACCTAACACTTCACCTACATTTTATGACATGATTTTTGGTCAATTAAGTAGTTAAATTCAAACACATGTGCAGTTAGAGATGAACTGGTTGGTTTCTTTTgcattcccttttttttttctattataaattcaataaaacagtgaaaaactaCAATCCCTGCACTGTTGGCACATCACTGTGAAGGCCAACCAACAGGCACAccacttttcttctgtttagtAAGCTATCAACGCATGAACTTCAGGAACTTCAGGAATATTTGGATAAAAATAACAGCTACAGAATAAAACTACCTTGACAAGTACAATCCTGATTCCAGCCTCAGCTGACAAAAAGCCATCTCAATAAGAACCTCCAAGCTACACAGATAATTAGAGTTCAATCCACCTGGAGATCTATTGGTTTTTAGCAGACACTGAAACAACCATATGGGTTCTGGGGACCAAGGAAGGCTTTTTGTGCAGGTCTCTAAACTTCCATTGGCTCACACAGTACTACATGAAGATGTTGAACTCGAGCCCTCTCAGGATACACAGTTAAGTAGCTGCTGAAAGAAGCTCcaaaacatttagaaaaggaaaagctgcaacGTAACCAAGCTCACTGCAGAGACACAAACAGCTGAATCACATACAACTAATTAGATCAACAGCAGTTCTCACAGACAAAACAAGATGGGGTAGTTGGATTAGGACTAAGCAGTGATTGTGCACACTGAACAACCCTAGTAGGTGGAAACAACAGCTGACTTTCGTAAGcataaacaaaagaaagcagaagaaatgactTCGATCATTGAAATTTCCCATCTAcaaaaagcaaatcagaaatTCAGTCTATCCACAGCCTGATCAATGAGACATATTGTAAacaataaaggagaaagaagtcaAAATCCAaccaataaaatatttctcgCTGGCACGTGATCCATGTCTACTGTGTGCACAGAATAGCTACTAAAAAGCCCTCAGgaggaaaacacaaacacactgagTACTAATGAGGAATTTCACAGTCTGCCattatatgtttatttaaatttcagGGTAGCATGCATGCTACTATGGGAAGAAGTAGAATAAAAGGTCAATAACACCAGGAAATAATAATCTAATGGATAATAATTTGTAtattaagcaaatatttttttaaaacatttcctcaAGTCAGTGACTGTTTAAATCTGCCCAGAGTCAGAGTGCAGATAGGAtaattctccttttctgcaaCAGTAAACCACCAGATGGGATTGCCAGCTATTTGCCTACTGTTATAACTGTGGCACGAACACCAGAAACAATGGGGACGATGCAGGTATTCCCTAGTCCTTCAAATaccaaaattcattttgttgttggAACTCATGTTGAAACactatttatctattttataaGGTGCTGGAGAGACCCACAAATGGAATTTGCCTTATTTCTGCCTCATGCCAGAGCACTATTGGATCAGGGACACTGTCCTACATCTGTTCAATTTCCTTCTGTCTATACTGAGCTTGGTAAGAAAGCATGTCCAAATGAGACACTGAAacacttcatctttttttgtctcatttaaGTGGGAAAGAggttttccttcactttttgCCCAGATCAAAATGTCTGTGAAAGTGTCTTTTCAAACCAGCTCTAATTGTAACTCACTACATGGCGCCTGCATTTAAAGCATCTTGAAATTTCTGAAAGCTTCTATAGGGATGTTTTATGCACTTTGCCTGGTGCAGGCATCAAAATAGGATGAAATCATTCATTaaagaggagaaagacaaaaacaaccGTAACACcaagaaagtgaaaacagatCCACAATGTTCAGTAACTTCAGTCAACTCAGTTGACTAATAAAGACATGAGCAGGGCACGTGAAGCTTCTTTCACTCAGGTTCCTGTTCAATGATGGGACAAAATATAGGAGCCCTGCAGCAAAATTATCCCGACTTAAATGATCTCAATCTGTTCTCTATTGATTTTTCTTACATAGCAGTAAGTTTTGATTAACTTTAGTAATAGCAGTGACTGCTTCAGAATGTCTTGAATTGATCAGACATAAGGATTTCCTATTAAGCAGAAATTAAAGACATATTTCTTCCGGTATCACAATTAAAAAGTGCCTCCTTCTTTGCAAAggtataaatgaaaaaaacctcAGTGCTGCACTACCCATTTTGTTGACTTGGAAGGTCATCAGGACATGTGTTCCAAATGGGTGATCTAAACACAATGatcattttttctccatcaATATATTCACACCAGTGTCCTTTGTAGCTTCCATGGCTCATCTTGTTACAGGTACCAGAAGTTACCACACTTGTAGGAAGTGGAAACTACATAAGAGTAACAAGAACCCAACACATCAAACTAGAAACATATGGGCAAGGCTTTGGGAATAAAAGGTACCACAGGATGCTTCAGTGCGGCATTACTGTGTCAAATAAGCAtcttcaaaaagcattttgtcaATCTGATATGCATCAAACTATctaataggaaatattttaccTCTTTGGAATTGTAAATTTTGGCTGATGCTGCAAatctacacttttttttttttatttctggagaaaataGCTCATCATCCTGTTTTTTCGTTCTGTAGCTGCTTGATGCTCTTAcctatattcattttttttctctatgatAGATAACAAAATCAGAAGCCAAAGGTACTCCTGGGGCAGGACACAGCTtccctaaaaagaaaaagaaatacaaaaaatatgCACAACATCCATTTAGATGCACATAATTATACAGAAGTTCATTTACACCACAGGAGATCCTGTGACTTACAGTTTTTGCTTTGCACAAGATACTCTTGCTCTCCCCATATTTTATTATGGAAGGTTTATCATCAATATTAAACTTTAATTCCCCCAAAGCAGTGCATTAACAGATTCATAAACTTTAACACCTTCAGCTTTGTGCCAACCTCACTATATGTTGAACACAGTTGTTAAGCGGCAGTTCCACGCTTTTCTGTAGATCTTTTTCATAATAAAgagatttcagaaatatttcaaaaagcaCATTTTGATACACTCTATTTTCCctaattttaaatatctgtcaTGTAGAAAATTGAGTTTTATGGTTTTaaaggtaaaaacaaagaatgcaGACCCCTTGCTCTCACAGTTCattcttttcaaagcatttttctaatCATACATGGAACTTTCAATGCATTCATTATTTACTGCTTTCCCCTGAAGCCTGCTTTCAAGTTcacaaataattatttgtttttatgctttttcatGATTTAAAAGTCATCTTAATGATGGGAGACATTTTCCATTAAAGATCATTCCACTATTGCAAATGCTGTAAATACTTCTAAGAGGAAGATACTTGTTATAAGAATCCCCTTATGCTTCTCATTCGTGCTAAGGTATTGGGAAGAGGAAATAAGATGTCTTATCAAGAAGCTAATTAGCATGATGGCACATAATTAAGGAaagagacttaaaaaaaaaaagaaaagaaaagaaagaaaaaagaaaaaaaaaggaaattaatttacTGCAGATTGttgaaaggaaagagatgaagaCAGAAGAGTAAGATAGAAAGGGGAATAAGGAGCCTGCTTCCACTAGAAAATCAATTCAAGAGCTAATATTGCAGAAGAACTAAATGCAGACTTTATCTCTGCCATGAACTCCCAATATATGCAGTATTTAGGTAGTGCACAGTGGGAACATTGATTGAACCTGAAGGCTTTTTCATGTTACGTCATCATAGGCAGCACatttataatgggggggggggggggggggggaataaaataGATActcccaaaagaaaaatcagcactAAAAATCATCTGTCAGAATTGTTACTGATCTTTCCTTATACGGAAGCAAGCAGGGGGAAATTAGAGATTATCAGGAGAGCTTCCAAACTTGCTTTTGTCATTCGTTATAGACACAGACTACAACAGCAACAGATAACAGACTTTTTATAAGTAAAGCATTAATTCGGCAtataatgtatttcatttggCTTCTGTTGCTTAGAATTGGTTCAGTCCTCAGCAACAGCTGGCtgacacagagagaaaaaaacatatctgGGATAGCAGCATAGAGGGGCTGAATCAGTGTTCAAaatctctgcattttatttagcttctgctgccatctacaGTAGCTGTCGCCAATCTGCACCAAGGGCTGGTACAGCAGTGAGAGGAACAAGATAAACCTTCAGCCTAGTAACAAGCTGAGCTAGAAAGAACAGGGGTACTTCAGCTAACAGTCACTGAGGAGCCTAAGGAGTTCACTTTGTAGATAGCATCTCTCAGTTCAttcacagctgctctgtaaATGAGTTAACTCATTTGCATAGCACACAGATGAAAGCACAGACCTCATCAGTCCATGTACATCAacacagcagtggggctgccTATGGAGTGATGaaagttttaatttctcttggTAAGACTGGTACATGGGTAACCATGTGGAATATGGTGGGCACTGGAAGATGGGAAAACCTTGGGATTCCTACACCGAATAACaccctgctcagcacagcccaatGCAGCTGCCTTCAAAATACCATTGGAAGATAAAACAGAGAACAAACCTCCTTCCTGCCAACCCACAGGTTGTGCAAAGCTTACAGCCATGCCTCACTGTGGGAAGCACTGGGAAACTTTCCAGGTACTTGAAAGCATCTGGATTTACCCAACTTGGAGGCTGAGCACATACAGCTGTATAAGCTACAGAGAAATAGCCATTTAATCCCATCTCCTCCTCACAGTGAGATTTAATGCACATAATCACTGGGTGATACTGTGCTACGCTGTCTAGGTGAGTGGTTGCAGGGACCTGTAAAGAAATGCTGGCACCTAATCACCTGCCCCTCCCTTGACTACACCCTCACAAAGCATGCACGTGTGCCTTCAGCATGGGCTCAGGCAGGCAGAGAAGCAGTGTCTGCAACACTCCCCAGTTCACCATGTCTGGCACAGGCATGGCTCTCCATCTGGGAAGGGAAAATTCTGAGCTGCATACCTGGGTGTGAATGTGGGAAAAGGCAGCAGGCGTGAGCAAAATGCCACTAAAACTCATCTGCTTCATCCTCTGCACTCTGATTGCATCCAGTCTCACAGGTAAACCTCTGAAACAGCTTCAGTTGACAGAAGCCAAATGACCAAGGGGTTGTGAGGAACTAAAAGTCTTTTGTCCTTCTGTCAAACCTGTCTctgcaaagcaatgcagcaTGCTGTCAGATGACCCTGAATTTTAATTActagaagtaaatgaaaaagaagtcCATATATTTTACGTTCTACAAGGCGATAATTTAAGGGGACGTTTCAAAGTGAAGGAAATTGATGTATTAATACTGTGcttgcctttgctttttgctgctccGTGAGAAGCTGTACAAGTCCTCTTTAACTGCTATTATCTCTGAGCACAGGGGAACACACTGCCTGTAGTGTGGATGCAGGGTCAGGGAGTTAGAAAGTTTTAATTACTGGCTCAATTATGTTCACTGAGAGTCTCCTTTGCCCTGGAAGATGGTTGTGCATTTTTCAATTTGCTTCTCCAAGTAGATGCTTGTCTCCAAGCACATCACCTAGATACGCTTGGTCTCCTAATTACACTTCAGTGCTCTTGCAATGGTCAGTCCTCCAGAAAGGAAGCACAACTTGCAGGTGTGCTCTGATTTTGCTCAGTGATGTCTTCCAAAACTTCCTTCTTTGCTCCTGAATTCAAGTTCTCTGCCAGAAAAGGTAATTTTACAGCTTGCTTGGCCAGCAGAACACTTTGAACTGTTATTTATAATTCTCAGTTGCTTAATATGGAAATCTCAGCTCCACAATGCGTGTTCTCTGCAGGTTTATTCTGCAGAATAAGGAGGATTGTGACAAATCTGATGTCTGGATGTGGACGTCTGTCCAAAAGTACCTTGTTTTGAAAGACTAGCCTGCCTTTTCCTATaaagcttttgtgtttgttacTGCTATTTGCAGCTACTTGCTATTGGTATTGCTTGTGAATACAAAATCAAATGGAAGCAGTAAGCAGCCCAAGGCTAACAGCTCTCTGGGTCCTGCTGGCTGTATCTGCCCAGTTGTCTCCTGTGCACTGTGTGgctgctctttattttcccttacaATAACTAAAGATAATGGAATATGTTAGTACTGACACAGCATACTTCACTGTTCATACTTTGTGCCTTCTCTGTACTGCCTGCAATCATCTTTCCTCCcacttttaaatgtatttgtttacaGGCTTCACTGTGCCAATATAAGAACAATCACAGATTTGGTCAACAAAATAGTAACACAGTGTAGCAAGGTAAGTGCAGTCTGGAAATGAAGATTGGTCTCaattagacaaaaaaaatagtttaaggGCCAGCAAAAGGTTCCATTCCCATTCCATCCCAATTGAGATCAATTCTCTCCTTGTAAAATTCTTTCCTAGTATATAGTAGGAAGGAGTTCCATATCTCTGAATGCAATACATTATATATCCCCAGTGCAAACCACCTCTGTTCAGACCTGGATCAACATTGCGTGTGTGAGTCATAGGGAAAATCTGGTGCCTGGTCATGTAATTAAAGTTTGTTATGTAATTCACACACCTAGATATTCCAACTAGAGAAATTCACATGGGAACCGAGAGTACAAGGAATAGTAGGAGCAAACAGCCTAAGTGTCAGGAAGCACAGAGAACTGAACAAGAGACCAAATAAGTCTCTGAGCTGCAAAGTGAAAGGCAATAAAGACagccaagaaaagaaacaaaaaaatctgttagtttttgttgttgttgatgatgaTGAGACGTGTCTTGTCTGTAGTACAGAGCCCCAACCAGACAGAAGTGACAGAACTGCTGATAGAGCAGGCAGCAAGTCTTTCACTATCTGAATGGCAAGGAAGAAATCATCTCATCCCAGAGATCTCTGTCATTCAGTTTAAAGAAAGGCCAAGCATTATGTCAACAGATTCAAAGCATCACAAACATCTTGCAAAGTATCACATCATAAGCTACGAATATGGGGAATATTATAAGggggaaaatgtgtttttccagtgctttaaAGAATAATCACCATGTAAACATTGCTTATGGACTTGTCAACTCGGTTTTGATCTTGGGTAGAACAACTGACATTAACTGGCTAGCTTTATAATCACAGCTTTTAAGAGGCACCCTTTATTGCAAgttatattaaaatttaaaaacaagaaattaaaagagaaaataaaaagggaaagactTACAAGGGAAGCCATTTTCTTGGgactggaaaacagcagagcagggatACGACCATTCTTATCATGCTATGAAGGGCGTACCCATGGGGAAGCCTTCCTCTTGTGCTCTTGTCCAAACTCTGCTAGGGATTTTACATTAAGATAAAAGGATAAGTGAAAGGATAAAATCTATCAACTGTGTGGTAGGCATCATCCCAAACTTAGGCTTTGCCGGAGAAACATTTTAACTTCATTAGTCCTTTAAATAAGTTTATCCAAGAACTTAATGAGGTAATTTGATTACAGCCTACAAGCATTTACGTTATTAGAAtcctgaaacatgaaaaaattcTGTACTAAAGCCAGAATCTTCAAATGTCCAGTCCAGCCAAGCCTGGAAATAAATTGTACATTTCTAACCATGATGGGAATTGTTCATTGGAACAGACTGTCGAGCATAACGGAGTATCTGTTATTTggcttcattaaaataaattggatAGCTTTCTAAAAGCTTTGCCTTTtcttactattttatttatatatttaaaacctctgaaataacaaaaaaagacatgCTTTGCCTTTCTGTGAGCAGTGGCAGCTAAGTGCTCTGCCGCTTGCTCTTTAGTTGTCATTCCTCTTTGTAAAATGCCTTCAAAGACTTAAATGACAGTGTCAAAATGCAAAGTATTCCTGATGCAAAGCACAGTATTGCAcaattcttttactttttttttttttccagtacattcatatgtgttttttttctttgtttcatttttttcctaggaCTTTTAGGTGAAGATGCTccactgccagcacctcacAATATCTCTATTCTTTCTACCAACATGAAACATTTCCTAATGTGGAGTCCTGTGATCGGCCAGGGAGAAACTGTGAGATACTCTGTTGAGTTTCAGGGgtaacttctgttttgttttcattatgatttttttttttccttctttgctctttgtCACCAATTACAATCCCACACTGCTTGGATTTCTTAGATACTGCTCAGTTCACATGTGTAGAAATTTGATGCTCCAGCACTGTTAATAGTGAGTTGGAAGAATACTCACATTTGGCCTAATTCTGAGATTATTTACAGACCAGGCTTTACCAACTGCATAATCCAAGGCAAGCACTAACCCCATAGTTGAAAACTGCCTCTGCCTAAAGAATTAGGAAGATTAGCAGAAGTTtgtttagaaaaggaaagagaaaaggcttaattttttttcagtgttattcCTTTAAACATagtatatacatttatttttctataggAAATATAAGAAGTTCTGATGGAAATCAAGCTGTGACTTGTGTCATAGTTTGGCCTTTGAAATGTGATTCACCAGGGATGATCAAGTGACTGGGCAGCATCTGAGGCATCAACTCTGGGTTGCTATTCCCACAGTATTGTGATGCTTTTGGCTGACTCTGGGTGAATTTCTCTAATTATGAAACCATTTCATACTGGTTTCATAAACTCCCAATAATCAACCTACTGTATTCCAGTACTGGTCAGAATGCtgcctctttgctttcttttcaccAGGGAGTATGAACGAGAGTACGCTAATGAGAGCTGGATCCCCATCTGTGAGTGTTCCCTCATCACAGTCACCGTATGTAACATCACAGAGGATATCTCAGCCACCGTGGCCTATAACCTGCGTGTAAGGGCAGACAATGGTGCTCAAAGATCAGAGTGGGGCACCCTGAAAGGTTTCTTCATTCGAAACACAAGTAAGTCCTGACATCTGTGTTAAGCTGCACCAGTTACGTTCATTTCTTGATGTCTGATAATAAGGGTCAGCTCTCACGCATGTCTGTGTATTGTGCATGTGACTTGAAGCCCATAAATGCACAGAGCACATCCTACTTCTTAACTCTTCTCATGCTTAGTTGGGAGGTTTCACTCCTAGACTGCCATGTTATGATATTGGATATCAGTCCCTCCATAGGCATGGCAATATTTACCAGGGCTTAAATTTCAAGGTCTTCAAAGAAAGCTAAGACTCCAGGCATTCCTCTTAGCAGGCTGGCCAGTCCTGCTGATGATTTCAAGGAGTACTGATCAACAGGGGTTGTTGTCAATGCTCTACCTAATCCATTTAGCCTAGTCATTTTTAGGGTCCAGAACCTGATCCTAGAGAAGCAGATACTCTAGAAAACACCCACgtctgctttgtgctgccatGGAAATCCAGCTTCCCTTCAAGACACAATTATTTCCAACCATGCTGTCAGATGAAACTGCCTGTCTGAAGCCAGAGCTGACCTTAAACATTCATGGATCACTGGAAGTTACAGCCCTCACCCACAGAGAGCACTGAGTCAAAGCAGCACCCTTAGAAATACCACATGAAATACCGAGTGCGTCTGTTTGTGTAGTAGGTGATTTCTAGGTGATGCTTTGGATGACaaatctttcccttttccacTTTAGCACAGAATTGAGTGCAGTCCACGCTGTCAAGCAGAGACAGAGGGAGGATATTCCTTAGGTTAACTCTATGGACAAGAACAGCAGCTTTCTCACTTTTCTTGCTATTCCTTTTCCCAAGCAGATCTCAGAACGGAGCAGTCTTTTTATCAGGGGATAAATTACGATTTTGACACAGCACCTGCAGTTGGCATCAGATCTTTTCTAGTTATTATGAAATGAGATACTAATGTGCCAGAGATTGCATTTATCCTGAGATTCGAACTGTTCACGCACTGGTAGTTATACAGCTTCCTTCTTCAGTTCAATCAAAACTCCCCATCTAACATGTTTAAAAGCTAGCTAATATAATtggaaaatctgttcttttgtcATGCCCTGACTGATAGAGTGGATTATCTCACAAGTGGTCAGGAAGGATAATAATCAGGCTTCTGAGGGTTTCTACAGCTTTGATCATAATGCAACAGACCTCCAGCATTCAAGGACCTTACAGTTTTCCACAGCAAATTGTCAGGTCCACAGCAGATTATCAGACAGAAGTTGCTTCAAACAATTCAGGATTTCAGATTAGCCCCATCAGTCTGCTCTTGACTGGAGCATCTTCCCTTTCTGTAAGCAGCTCTGCCTCATCAGCTCTTGCCAGCTCTAGCATTGCTGAAGGACTCATGGCAGACAATGGATGACCTTTGTAAAGTCCAGAATTTTTCATTCCCCAGACTGCTGGATCCATAAGCATCTCCCAAGATTTGAACtgtatattcatatattcatcTGTTAATACccaatattatttttaacctcAGAATGGCGTTCCTTTTTTCCTCGAGACATCATCATGTTAAGCATGTTATCAGCTTTTAAAAGTACAAAGTGGTTTTCTAAGCCTCACTTTTGTGGCACATTAATCATAAACATACtctcatttcatattttcatattgtTCAGTATCAACAGCAATTCACTTTGTGCAAGAGCAAATTATATTAAGAACATCTCTTTTGTATGTTCTGTATGCTCTACTTCCCTTCTTGAAAGCAAGAGGGCTGAAACCAATTTCAGCTACAACAGAGTGGTAAGGAATGGCGTAGGTAAGTAGTGCAAACATGATCCTTGTATTCCCTTGATTCCAAACTCATGAATGTACAGTGCATAGTTTCATCCATGCTTCATTGATTCTGATTGTTCCTCACAGCAGAATCCCAGACCAAACCAAGCTTTGAATATGAAAGTAAGCATTAAGCACATCACCAACAGATTTACTCGCACACTGGCTACAAAAACAcatcacagcaggcagcaggtcATCAGCCCACCAAAGTCCTTCTAGAAGTGTGCAGATACTGAAACATAATAAAGATTCATGTGAACAGATTATCCTAGAGCTTTAGTTGCCTTCTTTTCCACCTATGAATAACTGCCAAAATTCACATGAAGGAGCTGTGGtttcacagctcctgctctgtgtgctAGCACTAAGCTAATACCCAAAAGCAGAACTGGCCTAGCATGGTGTCTCAACTTCTGGTTGCCCagctggttctgctgctgatCACATGGGACCCTCAGGCCAGATGCTTCATCCACTGGAGTAAATTCAAAACCTTTCAAGCCTGTGCTAGTCTGCTATTGCCAAATTCCCATTGACAATGCCAGTCACAGACCCCCCTCCTACTCAAAATCTGCTGCAAAATCTAGACAAGCTGGTAAGCAGGGCAGAGAGGTTTCTCCCCCATTGAAGAAAGCAGCTATTATTCCAGATAATTGTTAGTGTGCTGACGGAGGCAGCTGGAGGACAGCCACAGCAGGAGCTTCTCCTTTTCCTAACTGGGCCcaagcagacttttttttttggaagatttACTTCTGATGTGGTAactctgctctttctcctttGGCAGCTTCCCTGACCCCACCTCTGATGAAGGTCATAGCAGATGGGTATCATTTATTAGTGGAGCTGGAAGACATGGGACCTGCCTTTCAGTTCCTCGTCTTCTACTGGGAGAAGAGCCAGGAGAGCAGGGTGAGTTTACCCTTGGATTTTGGCATGAAAAAAAGAGCCCATGTGTCTTAGAGCAAAAGcataaaaacacttaaaaacagGCACTGTTTTTCAAGttcaagctgctgctgcaaggctggagcacctgccTGGTGTCAGCATGTGCCATACTCCTCTGCACTGCAGGCTGGTGCTTTACTATTCCACAGCTGTTAGCTTAATGGGCTTTTGAAATggatttccttcctttttggaAATCCAAGTAAATTGGTCAAACCAAGTCCACGGGTTAGAGAGAATCCTACAGGCTCGTGTCTGATTTCCTTTTGCAAATGAAACGCTAACTCTTTGATATATATGATATTAATGACCTAAACATTAATTCCAAGCTTCACAATAGCTTCTACCAACTGAACTGTCACCAACATCAGGTTTACTGCTCAGTACACGTCCAGATCTCTACCaggtttcttttcatttttgactAATTATCACATAGGATATGCCTGATACGAGCCCTGCTGGCTCCCCTACCATATCATGCTAGAACAGGCAGGATCCTGGCACCTCCAGAATGACTTAAGACCCCATATCAAACTGAGAAGTAGGTCATGGGCTAGTGTTGTGGCTGACCACCATCAATAA is part of the Coturnix japonica isolate 7356 chromosome 14, Coturnix japonica 2.1, whole genome shotgun sequence genome and encodes:
- the IL20RB gene encoding interleukin-20 receptor subunit beta; amino-acid sequence: MWEKAAGVSKMPLKLICFILCTLIASSLTGLLGEDAPLPAPHNISILSTNMKHFLMWSPVIGQGETVRYSVEFQGEYEREYANESWIPICECSLITVTVCNITEDISATVAYNLRVRADNGAQRSEWGTLKGFFIRNTTSLTPPLMKVIADGYHLLVELEDMGPAFQFLVFYWEKSQESRMQQKMVKEVSSAIHLATMEAAAEYCVKAQTYVETINRSSSFSQTQCVRAQGSGSMWLITVLMSCVGFAAAALTLPFLVWKTRKIFQYSCCPIAVLPDALKVPELPTQLILQRREEAEECDLMVHVIPSEEVLCLWIQETL